The Meiothermus sp. genome segment AGCCTGAACCCAAGCAGCGCTATTTCACTAGATATTGGCCAGGAAAGAGTCATCACAGCCACCGTGAGCGGCACCAGCAACACCACCGTCACCTGGAGTAGCAGCGATCTTGCAGTGGCCAGCGTAAACAACGGTGTGGTTCGGGGAATGTCTGCCGGTGTGGCCACCATTACCGCCCGCAGCGTGGCCGATACCAGCAAGAGCGCCTCGGTGGAGGTAACGGTACTCGAGCCCCCCTCCCCTCCCCCTCCTGGCAATGGAGTCATTAGTGGAACGGTCAGCATTGCCCTGCAAACCTCGCTGCAAAGTGTTGACCCCAGTGTGCCTTTTGTAGACGGTGAGCTGATCGTAAAGTTCAAACCCCAGGTCAGCCTGCAGTCGCTAAACCGGCTTTCGGTTTCCGGGATAGAGCTGCAACAGGTCAGACCGCTGGGCATGGAGCGCACCTACCTCTACCGGGCCAACCTGAACCGCGCCGACACCCTCACACTTTTACAGTCGTTGCAAAACCGCAGCGATGTGGAGTACGCCCACCCCAACTACATCCTTTCCGCCCAGGCCACCCCCAACGACCCCCAGTACCCCAACCAGCGCTGGCATTACGAAGCCATCAACCTGCCGGGCGCCTGGGAGATCGAGACCGGCGCTTCCAACCCGGTCACGGTGGCGGTGATTGACGGGGGCGTGGTGGCAGGTCACCCCGACCTGGCCGGGAAACTTTTATCCGGCTACGACTTTTATTCCAATACCGCCGACGCCGGCGACGGCGATGGCCGCGACTCCAACCCCGAGGATACCAGCCCCGGCACCGACTACCACGGCAACCACGTCACCGGCACGGTGGGAGCCGCCACCAACAACAACCTGGGGGTGGCCGGGGTCTCGTGGGGCGCTAAAATCCTGCCCATCCGGGCCTTGAGCGGCGGCAATGGAACCCTGGCCGACGTAGCCGACGCCTTGAGATGGGCTGCCGGACTCAACGTGGCGGGCGTTACGGCCAACGCCAACCCGGCCAGGGTGATTAATATGTCGCTGGGTGGGCCCGTAGCCTGTACCAACGCCCCTGCACTACAGCAGGCCATCAACGAGGCCAGTAATGCGGGGGCCATTATCGTGGTGGCGGCAGGCAACTCCAACGTGGATGCCAGCACCTTCAGCCCCGCCGGGTGTAGCGGGGTGATCACGGTGGGCGCGACCAACGCTGCCGGCAACCGGGCCTCGTATTCCAACTACGGCACCCGGATTGATCTGATGGCCCCCGGCGGTGAACCTGCCGGACAGCAAGTGGTGAGCACCCTGGGCAGTGGGCAGTACGGGGGCAAGGCCGGCACCTCGATGGCTGCGCCGCACGTGGCGGGCGTGCTGGCCCTGATGAAAAGCAAAAAGCCTGCCCTGACCGCTGCCGAAGGGCTCTCCATCCTGAAAGAAACCGCCCGGCCCTTGAGCGCGACCCAGTGCAACCGGCCCAGCGGCAGTGAGTGCGGCGCGGGCCTCATAGACGCACAGGCCGCCCTGGCCCGCCTGAACACCCCACCCCCTCGCTCGCTGGTGCTCTCGGCCAGCCCCAACGCCCTGACCCTCAACACCGGCGCGAGCGCTTCCGTTACCCTCAGCATCAGCCGTACCAACTTTAGCGAGCCGGTTGCCCTGAGCGTGAGCGGGCAGCCCAGTGGCACCACCCCCAGCTTCAATCCGGCCAGCCCAGTTACGGGCAACAGCACCACCATGACCCTTCCGGCGGGCAGCGCGCCCGGCACCTATACCCTGGTGGTCAGCGGCAGCGCCAGCGTGAGCGGACAGACCGTGCAGGCCGAGACCCGCATCACCCTGACCGTAGTGCAGCCCCCCACCACCCCACCTCCTGCCCAGAACGTACAGGGCACCCGCATCTACTTCGATGCGGTGTTGCGAGAATCCCCCACCCTGAGCCTGTTGCTGGACTTCAATCCGGTGGTGATCAACCAGACCGGCACCCAGGCGCCTTACAGCCGAAACCAGCTTTCGACGACCGGGCTCTTGGGATACCGCATCTCGGCCTGGAAGGATGTGAACAACAACGGCACCCAGGATGTGGGCGATTTATTCGGGTGGTACAGGACGAATGGCAACATTGCCACCGTGATGCCGAGTGCCAGCAACATCAACGTGGTGCTCGAGCCCGTTCTCTCCACCACCCTCACCCGAGAAAAGTGGCTAAAGCAGATGGGCTACCCGGCCCGCTAACGGTGATAGGGCTCGCCCCGCTTCAGGGTTTCGACCCGGTAAAGCTGCTCCAGGAGCACCACCAGAGCCAACTCGTGTTGAAGGGTTAGTTTGGATAGGGACAGCAGCCAGTCGGCCTCGTCTCGCACGGTCTGGCTATGGCCATCCGCGCCCCCAATCAGGAACGCCACGCCTTTTTCCCCCATCTCCCAAGCCTCGAGCCGGGCCCTCAAGGCCAGGGTATCGGGCATCTGGCCGTGCTCATCCAGCACTATCCGCTTGTAGCCCGCGGAGGCTTCCAGCAAACGCTGCCCTTCCTGGGCCGGGGTGCCCTCCTTGAGGTAGAGGAGCTCGAGCTTTGTGTAGCGCTGCAAGCGCTTTAGATACTCTTCCACACCCGCTTTGGCATAAAGCAGTTTGGGCTTACCGATGACACAGACGCGCAGCTTCATGGGGCTATCCAAATATACCTGGCGGATTCTAGCGACGCCGTCCGGTTGCCATAGCTAACTAGGGTTCGTGCGTAAAGTAAAACCACGCCTTCCTCCCCCAACGGTGGAGGCTAGGTGGGGGCATAACCCCCAACTGGGCCGCCCGCCTGCGAGCATTTTTTACAACACCCAGCGTTTGAAGCGCTCCTGGCTGAGGTTGTGGGGGTTCACGCACCGGCCCTGCATAGCAACTTGACCCCAATTGGCCCTGGGGAAAACCGGCTATAATCTTGGGTACCAAGAGGTCGGTATGGGAAAGAGCCTGAGGCTATCGGCAGTGATTGGCTCTCCCGAAACCTCGAGCCCGGTATACCAAAACCCAGGTGCAGACCTCCCCATGGGGAGGTCTTCTGGTTTTGCTGGGTGGTTGTTCCCCGCGGCAGTCCTTACCCAGGGCGCCCCGGACAAAAAAGCCTTTACCCAAGGCTTAGCAGGTCGGGCCCGCCGGTCATCCCGGCAGGTCAGGAGGAAACATGGTTCAGGAAAAAATACGCTTCCAACCCTTTAGCAACGAACCCATCCGGCTGGTCGACGAACACGGCCACTGGATTGCGCCGTTCGAGCATGGCTTACCTGCCGAACTGCTGCAACGCT includes the following:
- a CDS encoding S8 family serine peptidase is translated as MSGTSNTTVTWSSSDLAVASVNNGVVRGMSAGVATITARSVADTSKSASVEVTVLEPPSPPPPGNGVISGTVSIALQTSLQSVDPSVPFVDGELIVKFKPQVSLQSLNRLSVSGIELQQVRPLGMERTYLYRANLNRADTLTLLQSLQNRSDVEYAHPNYILSAQATPNDPQYPNQRWHYEAINLPGAWEIETGASNPVTVAVIDGGVVAGHPDLAGKLLSGYDFYSNTADAGDGDGRDSNPEDTSPGTDYHGNHVTGTVGAATNNNLGVAGVSWGAKILPIRALSGGNGTLADVADALRWAAGLNVAGVTANANPARVINMSLGGPVACTNAPALQQAINEASNAGAIIVVAAGNSNVDASTFSPAGCSGVITVGATNAAGNRASYSNYGTRIDLMAPGGEPAGQQVVSTLGSGQYGGKAGTSMAAPHVAGVLALMKSKKPALTAAEGLSILKETARPLSATQCNRPSGSECGAGLIDAQAALARLNTPPPRSLVLSASPNALTLNTGASASVTLSISRTNFSEPVALSVSGQPSGTTPSFNPASPVTGNSTTMTLPAGSAPGTYTLVVSGSASVSGQTVQAETRITLTVVQPPTTPPPAQNVQGTRIYFDAVLRESPTLSLLLDFNPVVINQTGTQAPYSRNQLSTTGLLGYRISAWKDVNNNGTQDVGDLFGWYRTNGNIATVMPSASNINVVLEPVLSTTLTREKWLKQMGYPAR
- a CDS encoding 23S rRNA (pseudouridine(1915)-N(3))-methyltransferase RlmH codes for the protein MKLRVCVIGKPKLLYAKAGVEEYLKRLQRYTKLELLYLKEGTPAQEGQRLLEASAGYKRIVLDEHGQMPDTLALRARLEAWEMGEKGVAFLIGGADGHSQTVRDEADWLLSLSKLTLQHELALVVLLEQLYRVETLKRGEPYHR